The following is a genomic window from Drosophila busckii strain San Diego stock center, stock number 13000-0081.31 chromosome 2L, ASM1175060v1, whole genome shotgun sequence.
CAGCGCTGTGTCGCCATATGAGTCCTGTATGTTAACATTGGCattatgctgcagcagctcacgCACGCAATGTGGCGTCTTTTTATGCGCGCATATATGCAGTGCGGAGCAGTGGCTGGAGTTCAGGAAATTCACCTCGGCGCCGTGCTCAAGCAGCACACGCATCGTTTCCGGCTGATTGCCAAATGCTGCATAATGCAGCGCCGAGTCGCCTTCCTTGTCCACCACATTCACGTTGGCGCCCTTGGATATGAGGTAGGTAACCAGCTCCACATAGCCCTGATGCGAGGCCACCTGTATGCAGGCCTTGCCGCCACTCATGACATCCACCTGACTGGGATTTATATCCAGATATTGCTTGACAAAGTCCAAATGCCCTTGGGCTGCCTCGCGCACCAGCTTGTCGGCCACTGAGCTGCCGGATAGGCCAGAGAGCGGGGTCATTACATGATCGGTGCGGCGATGACTCAAGTCCATCATGCTATTGGAACGTTCCGCTGCCGTCGCCAAAGGCGAACGCTCCAGTTTAACACATTTCGGATTGAGAGTCCATTCGAAGCCATCGTCCAGCTGCTGTATGCGCAGGTCGCCGTCGGAGTAGACTTTCACCACCTTGCAAAGCTTGCCCAGCGCCTATAAAATTATATCGCATATTAAAATCAAGTTGGAGATTATTCAATTGTCATTTATACATAGCGCATGATATCAATCCATTCGCCGTGTCCtttctgcagctgctgcaccttGTGCGCATCGTTTATAATGGTGACAAGATCGCCCACACGAAAGGAAACAACCTTGACCAAAGCGGCGGGATGAAAGGTCCAGCGATTCGGGCAGTTCTCATACTGCACGCTATAGTAATAAACTTTAtgttaaactattaaaaatctaatttatatttgaaccCACCGTATATCTCCCTTGTCCGTAATGCGATGCACTGTGCCCAGCTTGGCTAAGTGCTCGACCATGCGCGGATTCCAGCCACCATGACCCTGCTGTAGCTTCATTAACGCGTCCACCTCCAAGCAAACCTTGACACGATCGCCCACAGAGAAGCTCGGCTTCACCATGGTTACAATCGGTTGTTGCTCCTCCGGCTGCCCTAGCACTGGCATATGATCCTTGTAATAGTGTCCGCCACACGTGGCTGATATATACTTCAAATCGACGTTTCCCTTGTGACCGAGACGATAAACGTTCGTTGAACCCGTTACCCAAGATACGTTGGCTACGCTGCGACAAGATTCATTATCCCAGCCACGTATTTCCATAACACGCCCAGTTTTTCCCTCGCCGCCGTCCTGGTCGTTCCACTCCCAGTCCGGACCGCGCACCACTTTGGCACCCACAAAAATCCCACGCAGCTGTATACGCTTCGAAGCTTTGCGTGGCGGTACGCGTACGCCCAAGGAAGTGGGCGTGGTATAGCGCACAAATGGATGCTCCAAATCGTGCAAATCGGCGCCGTAGCAAAAGGCACAAAGGTGATAATTGGTGCACTGCGCGCACTTGAACACAATGCCAGCTATGCCCGCCTTGGAGCAGCCATCACAAACAACATTCGAATGGCGCACACCTAAAagaaacgcacacacaaagtaatattaaaaagatataaaaacattttatacgCATACAACTTACCAACTTGTGCATTATCCACAATTATAAGATCGTATTGATTTTGATAGCCTACTCTGTAATTGGTTCGATGTCCGGAATCCCAGTTGACCACAACAGTATTCTCTGGCGAGTGTGTAGATCCACAGCGTCCTATTTCGCAAACGGTGCCAACATGACCTTCTCCGTCGTCTGTTCAaaggcaaatgaaattgaaaattaaatgcaattgagtAAACATTTTCCCAAGCTATTTATAACTGAAGCGCACCCCACAAAATAAACCGTTAAATGTGGAGTTTGACAGCCCAAAGGAAATGCTCCATCCGCCGCACAGACCCCACAACACATTGTACATTGTACTTGGAATGGATGGAAATATATACACAGACATAAAGTTtggactgcagctgcagttttctAATTTTAAACACACGTGGCGCAATGCATCTGTTTTATTTCAGTTATAGCAACATTATTCTATACCTTGTTGTTTGACTTATGCCTCGCGCTATAGCGTAAGAATCTGAGAGATGTCAGGTACCCcctttgaatttcaaatgaactttgtaaattattttgtttgatttgtttttgtgtcgTCAGAAGAGCGAAG
Proteins encoded in this region:
- the LOC108608393 gene encoding E3 ubiquitin-protein ligase MIB2 isoform X1 encodes the protein MRASIPPGVRVVRGPNWIWHNQDDGEGHVGTVCEIGRCGSTHSPENTVVVNWDSGHRTNYRVGYQNQYDLIIVDNAQVGVRHSNVVCDGCSKAGIAGIVFKCAQCTNYHLCAFCYGADLHDLEHPFVRYTTPTSLGVRVPPRKASKRIQLRGIFVGAKVVRGPDWEWNDQDGGEGKTGRVMEIRGWDNESCRSVANVSWVTGSTNVYRLGHKGNVDLKYISATCGGHYYKDHMPVLGQPEEQQPIVTMVKPSFSVGDRVKVCLEVDALMKLQQGHGGWNPRMVEHLAKLGTVHRITDKGDIRVQYENCPNRWTFHPAALVKVVSFRVGDLVTIINDAHKVQQLQKGHGEWIDIMRYALGKLCKVVKVYSDGDLRIQQLDDGFEWTLNPKCVKLERSPLATAAERSNSMMDLSHRRTDHVMTPLSGLSGSSVADKLVREAAQGHLDFVKQYLDINPSQVDVMSGGKACIQVASHQGYVELVTYLISKGANVNVVDKEGDSALHYAAFGNQPETMRVLLEHGAEVNFLNSSHCSALHICAHKKTPHCVRELLQHNANVNIQDSYGDTALHDAIGKENTEVVELLCNAPNLDFTVKNNRGFNVLHHAALKGNVVATRRILQLSRQLVNVRKDDGFAALHLAALNGHAQVVETLVTEGQAELDIRNNRRQTPFLLAVSQGHASVIERLVKLSCDVNAKDEDGDNAMHLCVIKKSNLQQAAEPNAEEAPEIHKFFTSLQQTSVRSEDRLMYSILIYLSRHGCRVELNNANASIFEWITDRNIRQLIFGQQAEESAASVPRPLQRNMQALDINTTDETPAATDEAATPAAAALTLAAPATQPRAAGEACSPGAKKLNSDANGANGGGSSSSSSVSPQVAPRKKAPKPPVPTVAAATTTTSACAEVQAISVESSSAVAAALPGLIVGPQECIVCNEQLPLVRFEPCLHQIACDECSIRMKKCLRCGVAIDRRLDGQGRPVSNQLSSTASPSDQARVPPGDLLRYLENKVQEFEESHFCGICMERKRDVAFLCGHGACSHCAETLRTCHMCRKTILKKINLY
- the LOC108608393 gene encoding E3 ubiquitin-protein ligase MIB2 isoform X2; the protein is MRASIPPGVRVVRGPNWIWHNQDDGEGHVGTVCEIGRCGSTHSPENTVVVNWDSGHRTNYRVGYQNQYDLIIVDNAQVGVRHSNVVCDGCSKAGIAGIVFKCAQCTNYHLCAFCYGADLHDLEHPFVRYTTPTSLGVRVPPRKASKRIQLRGIFVGAKVVRGPDWEWNDQDGGEGKTGRVMEIRGWDNESCRSVANVSWVTGSTNVYRLGHKGNVDLKYISATCGGHYYKDHMPVLGQPEEQQPIVTMVKPSFSVGDRVKVCLEVDALMKLQQGHGGWNPRMVEHLAKLGTVHRITDKGDIRVQYENCPNRWTFHPAALVKVVSFRVGDLVTIINDAHKVQQLQKGHGEWIDIMRYALGKLCKVVKVYSDGDLRIQQLDDGFEWTLNPKCVKLERSPLATAAERSNSMMDLSHRRTDHVMTPLSGLSGSSVADKLVREAAQGHLDFVKQYLDINPSQVDVMSGGKACIQVASHQGYVELVTYLISKGANVNVVDKEGDSALHYAAFGNQPETMRVLLEHGAEVNFLNSSHCSALHICAHKKTPHCVRELLQHNANVNIQDSYGDTALHDAIGKENTEVVELLCNAPNLDFTVKNNRGFNVLHHAALKGNVVATRRILQLSRQLVNVRKDDGFAALHLAALNGHAQVVETLVTEGQAELDIRNNRRQTPFLLAVSQGHASVIERLVKLSCDVNAKDEDGDNAMHLCVIKKSNLQQAAEPNAEEAPEIHKFFTSLQQTSVRSEDRLMYSILIYLSRHGCRVELNNANASIFEWITDRNIRQLIFGQQAEESAASVPRPLQRNMQALDINTTDETPAATDEAATPAAAALTLAAPATQPRAAGEACSPGAKKLNSDANGANGGGSSSSSSVSPQVAPRKKAPKPPVPTVAAATTTTSESSSAVAAALPGLIVGPQECIVCNEQLPLVRFEPCLHQIACDECSIRMKKCLRCGVAIDRRLDGQGRPVSNQLSSTASPSDQARVPPGDLLRYLENKVQEFEESHFCGICMERKRDVAFLCGHGACSHCAETLRTCHMCRKTILKKINLY